From a single Acidobacteriota bacterium genomic region:
- a CDS encoding SpoIVB peptidase S55 domain-containing protein, with protein sequence MIFRGMTGWLAAGLMTAGLMTAVLAAQPSEFYPLEMVKPGQTGVGKTIFEGNDIEEFQVEILGVLENFGPKQNMILARLSGGQLERTGVFGGMSGSPVYLEGRLVGAVAFSFAFSKEPIAGITPIGEMVDIFRSKPPLRRSAGLNPSALQRLQQEPPDQSALLQERPEYQVKASWMGMGLEGKLIPIATPLSLSGFTPRSLASFEGRLRELGLIPLRGLNTNASNDYPQRPLQPGSSVSVQLVRGDMDISASGTVTHISGDKIYAFGHPFLGVGETDMPLNQAAVVAVIPSLQSSNKVSATLEPVGSIRQDRSTGIYGIRDAAPRMIPVSLKLETSRNDLAEYNFEIIDDAFLTPFMINLTVNNVIVSSERSLGAQTLRLKCDIQLKGQPNVVYESNIASMTSTPALAAVTLSSPVAVLLDAGFEDLEIEKLNFEISAQEKLRRGELIQVWQDRLEARAGEEVGLTLFLRRENGRVETEKHGVRLPEGLSAGALKIAVGDGISLSRSAQRPGDGPDFIPRSLGQLVKAINNLKTNDRLYVRLFREQPGAVIGNQGMPALPPSMLALYKSRKTPDSVRSIDKVVYFEYELSEREYVLNGEKTVEVLIKK encoded by the coding sequence ATGATCTTCAGAGGGATGACGGGCTGGCTGGCGGCGGGCTTGATGACGGCGGGCTTGATGACGGCGGTTCTGGCGGCCCAACCCAGCGAGTTTTATCCGCTCGAGATGGTCAAGCCGGGACAGACCGGGGTGGGCAAGACCATCTTTGAGGGCAACGATATCGAGGAATTCCAGGTTGAGATCCTGGGAGTGCTGGAGAACTTCGGGCCCAAGCAAAACATGATCCTGGCCCGCCTTTCCGGGGGCCAGTTGGAGCGAACCGGCGTCTTCGGGGGCATGAGCGGCTCTCCCGTCTATCTGGAGGGACGTCTGGTGGGGGCGGTGGCCTTTTCTTTCGCCTTCTCCAAAGAACCCATTGCGGGCATTACTCCCATCGGCGAAATGGTGGACATCTTCAGGAGCAAGCCCCCTTTGCGGCGCAGCGCCGGGCTCAACCCGTCAGCCTTGCAGCGCCTGCAGCAGGAGCCGCCGGACCAATCTGCGCTCCTGCAAGAGCGCCCCGAGTATCAAGTCAAGGCCTCCTGGATGGGGATGGGGCTGGAAGGAAAGCTGATCCCCATCGCCACTCCCCTGAGCCTGTCGGGGTTCACGCCCCGCTCGCTGGCCTCTTTCGAGGGGCGGCTGCGGGAGTTGGGTCTGATCCCGCTGCGCGGACTCAATACCAACGCCTCCAACGACTATCCCCAGCGTCCTCTGCAGCCGGGATCGTCGGTCAGCGTGCAGCTGGTGCGGGGCGATATGGACATCAGCGCCAGCGGAACCGTGACCCACATCAGCGGTGACAAGATCTACGCCTTCGGCCATCCTTTCCTGGGGGTGGGGGAGACCGACATGCCTCTCAATCAGGCGGCTGTAGTGGCGGTCATTCCCAGCTTGCAGAGCAGCAACAAGGTGTCGGCCACGCTGGAGCCGGTGGGCAGCATCCGTCAGGACCGTTCTACGGGGATCTACGGCATCCGCGACGCTGCGCCCAGGATGATCCCGGTCAGCCTCAAGCTGGAAACCAGCCGCAACGACTTGGCCGAGTACAACTTCGAGATCATCGACGACGCCTTTCTGACGCCCTTCATGATCAACCTGACGGTCAACAACGTGATCGTCTCTTCCGAGCGCAGCCTGGGAGCCCAAACCCTGCGCCTCAAGTGCGACATCCAGCTCAAGGGCCAGCCAAACGTGGTCTATGAAAGCAACATCGCCAGCATGACCAGCACTCCGGCTTTGGCGGCTGTGACCCTTTCTTCGCCGGTGGCCGTGCTCCTCGACGCCGGCTTTGAAGACCTTGAAATCGAGAAGCTCAATTTCGAAATCTCGGCTCAGGAAAAGCTGCGCCGGGGCGAACTGATACAAGTCTGGCAGGACCGGCTGGAGGCGCGCGCCGGAGAAGAGGTGGGCCTGACCCTTTTCCTGCGCCGCGAGAATGGCCGGGTGGAGACGGAAAAGCACGGCGTCAGGCTGCCCGAAGGACTCTCCGCGGGCGCCCTCAAGATCGCCGTGGGGGACGGCATCTCGCTTTCCCGCAGCGCCCAGCGTCCGGGAGACGGCCCCGATTTCATTCCCCGCTCCTTGGGCCAGTTGGTCAAGGCCATCAATAATTTGAAGACCAACGACCGGCTCTACGTGCGTCTCTTCCGCGAGCAGCCGGGCGCGGTCATCGGAAACCAGGGAATGCCGGCCCTGCCGCCCTCCATGCTGGCGCTTTACAAGTCGCGCAAGACTCCCGACAGCGTGCGCTCCATCGACAAAGTGGTCTATTTCGAATACGAACTCTCCGAGCGGGAATACGTGCTCAACGGAGAGAAGACGGTCGAGGTGCTCATCAAGAAGTGA
- a CDS encoding zf-HC2 domain-containing protein: MKCRETREFVHEFVDGELSGFEENRIEQHLQSCSRCRRYVDEMRFVQEALSVRAPLPRASSHLLWNNVRQRTAFTWQQRIGLALERLTDRFRDMESRVLWARLGAVPLSLAFFALLIAQMGQFSSSLFPMLRGNAPGHTEVVFTPGRLPQDRAALFVKTVEKLDGEDHAAVVAHVRQDGRVEIEGVAEYPENLRLLDALEESVRATRFASSPGRGRTFVHVHSSIEVVEPAERGM, translated from the coding sequence ATGAAATGCCGAGAGACCCGAGAGTTCGTTCATGAGTTTGTCGACGGCGAGTTGAGCGGATTCGAAGAGAACCGCATCGAGCAACATCTGCAATCCTGCAGCCGGTGCCGCCGCTACGTGGATGAGATGCGCTTTGTGCAGGAGGCCCTTTCGGTACGGGCTCCCTTGCCCCGAGCTTCCAGCCACCTGCTTTGGAACAACGTCCGCCAGCGTACCGCGTTCACCTGGCAGCAGCGCATAGGCTTGGCTCTGGAGCGCCTGACCGACCGTTTCCGCGATATGGAAAGCCGCGTACTCTGGGCCCGGCTGGGTGCGGTGCCTTTGAGCCTGGCCTTTTTCGCCTTGCTGATAGCCCAGATGGGGCAGTTTTCCAGCAGCCTGTTTCCAATGCTGCGGGGCAACGCTCCGGGCCATACCGAAGTCGTTTTCACGCCTGGACGCCTGCCCCAGGACCGGGCGGCCCTCTTCGTCAAGACCGTGGAGAAGCTGGATGGTGAAGATCACGCTGCCGTTGTAGCTCATGTGCGCCAGGACGGCCGTGTCGAGATTGAGGGCGTCGCAGAGTACCCCGAAAACCTGCGCTTGCTGGACGCCCTGGAAGAAAGCGTCCGAGCCACCCGTTTCGCCTCCAGCCCCGGCCGCGGCCGCACCTTCGTGCACGTCCACTCCAGCATCGAAGTGGTGGAACCCGCCGAACGCGGAATGTAG
- a CDS encoding sigma-70 family RNA polymerase sigma factor: MAEMTRSISSGIELTRVESMVDRLKAGDEAAFEEVFSIYKDMVYGLAYRLLADKAEAMDVTQEVFLTLHRKIARFRGECTLKTWLYRVAFNQAANRNRWWKRRRKDRTRSLSISYGNDDQSHIDPDDGRPKPDHQLYSREVQQALQRCLRRLPFDQRAALVLRDVQGLTYEEIAELTGAQLGTVKSRIARGRSRMRDMLKPYREGKSL, encoded by the coding sequence ATGGCTGAGATGACCCGTTCGATCAGCTCCGGCATCGAACTGACTCGTGTGGAAAGCATGGTCGACCGGTTGAAGGCCGGCGATGAAGCCGCCTTTGAAGAGGTCTTCAGCATTTACAAGGACATGGTCTATGGTCTCGCCTACCGCCTCCTGGCCGATAAGGCCGAAGCCATGGACGTCACTCAGGAAGTCTTTCTCACGCTGCACCGCAAAATTGCCAGGTTCCGGGGAGAATGCACCTTGAAGACTTGGCTTTACCGGGTCGCTTTCAACCAGGCCGCCAACCGCAACCGTTGGTGGAAACGTCGGCGCAAAGACCGTACGCGCTCGCTCAGCATCAGCTACGGCAATGACGACCAGAGTCACATCGATCCGGATGACGGGCGCCCCAAGCCGGATCACCAGCTTTACTCCCGAGAGGTCCAGCAAGCCTTGCAGCGATGCCTCAGGAGGTTGCCCTTCGATCAGCGTGCCGCCCTGGTGCTGCGCGACGTGCAGGGTTTGACCTACGAGGAGATCGCCGAATTGACGGGGGCCCAGTTGGGCACCGTCAAGTCGCGCATTGCCCGAGGACGCAGTCGCATGCGCGACATGCTGAAGCCCTATCGTGAAGGGAAATCGCTATGA
- the apaG gene encoding Co2+/Mg2+ efflux protein ApaG — protein MSDTTTREIRVQVKSYYVEERSSPQNNLYFFAYKVVITNQGADTAQLISREWIITDFNGKVERVQGPGVVGEQPVLKPGESFEYTSFCPLSTPFGSMEGNYKMKLENGESFQARIAPFSLSPPYAVN, from the coding sequence ATGAGCGATACCACCACCCGTGAGATCCGCGTTCAAGTAAAGAGCTATTATGTGGAGGAGCGCAGTTCGCCGCAAAACAACCTTTACTTCTTCGCCTACAAGGTTGTCATCACCAACCAGGGGGCTGACACCGCCCAACTGATCAGCCGGGAGTGGATCATCACCGATTTCAACGGCAAAGTCGAACGGGTGCAAGGACCCGGAGTGGTGGGCGAGCAACCCGTCCTCAAACCCGGCGAGTCCTTCGAATACACCAGCTTTTGTCCCCTCTCCACGCCTTTCGGATCAATGGAAGGCAACTACAAGATGAAGCTGGAAAACGGAGAAAGCTTCCAGGCCCGCATCGCTCCCTTTTCCCTCTCGCCGCCCTACGCCGTCAACTGA
- a CDS encoding outer membrane beta-barrel protein gives MKSMRLFLAVVVTAAFLIVSLQAQPRRAKNKWEVSFTVGWASSDDESFATSTLNGVKSVGLEQDSGPAFTLGVTDHVSRHVGAEVEYAFSDHDSTFFNLSPDLPALGFKQRLHRISYSAVIYPGNRLARIRPFGMVGAGAAYFQTSAEQPELALQNNVDLRSRWTFMYHYGGGVKWFLNERWALRFDVRNYVSNVPDYGLPRQDQSNGNGMLVPGFRPQGDFQHLYFGAGFTYALPGRP, from the coding sequence ATGAAATCGATGCGCCTCTTCTTGGCGGTCGTTGTAACGGCGGCCTTCTTGATAGTTTCTCTACAAGCTCAACCCCGGCGAGCCAAGAACAAGTGGGAAGTCTCATTTACAGTCGGATGGGCCAGTTCGGACGACGAGAGCTTCGCCACTTCGACCTTGAACGGCGTCAAGAGCGTAGGCCTCGAGCAGGACTCGGGGCCCGCCTTCACCCTGGGCGTGACCGATCACGTCTCGCGCCACGTGGGCGCCGAGGTGGAATACGCTTTCTCGGACCACGATTCGACGTTCTTCAATCTTTCGCCCGACCTGCCGGCTCTCGGATTCAAGCAGCGTCTCCACCGCATTTCCTACAGCGCCGTCATCTATCCGGGAAACCGCCTGGCCCGGATTCGGCCCTTCGGGATGGTGGGAGCGGGCGCGGCCTACTTTCAGACCTCTGCCGAACAGCCCGAGCTGGCCCTTCAGAACAACGTCGATCTGCGCAGCCGCTGGACCTTCATGTACCATTATGGAGGCGGGGTGAAGTGGTTCCTCAACGAGCGCTGGGCCCTGCGCTTCGACGTGCGCAATTATGTGTCGAACGTCCCCGACTACGGCCTGCCCCGCCAGGATCAGAGCAACGGCAACGGCATGCTGGTGCCGGGGTTCCGTCCCCAGGGCGACTTTCAACACCTCTATTTCGGCGCCGGCTTCACCTACGCCCTTCCCGGCCGACCTTGA